A section of the Gemmatimonadaceae bacterium genome encodes:
- the purD gene encoding phosphoribosylamine--glycine ligase, with translation MKLLLVGGGGREHALAWRIRHEHPDATLLAAPGNPGIAALARCVPTAAADVTGLVTLAWQERVDAVIVGPEAPLAAGLADALVAHGIAVFGPTREAAQLETSKVFAKAIMADAGVPTARASMHTSVDSAKAAARQFGAPVVIKASGLAAGKGVVVAMTLAEADAAIGSMLEDNAFGDAGAEVLVEEFMTGEELSLFVITDGETAVPLPAAQDHKRVGEGDTGPNTGGMGAYCPADAGDAAYTWRDGTLPDGIRRVLDAIVTPTLRAMRERGTPFRGLLYCGVMLTPTGPRVVEFNCRFGDPETQAVLTALADDARMIDVMLQVARGERIHPVPVFAPARAVVTTVLAAAGYPGTPRSGDAITLPVAGDGTWLFHAGTTLRDGTLVTSGGRVLAATATGTTLAGAQQRSGALAAGVQFTGAFFRRDIGWRALARGA, from the coding sequence ATGAAACTCCTGCTCGTCGGCGGCGGAGGCCGCGAACATGCCCTCGCCTGGCGCATCCGGCACGAACATCCCGACGCCACCCTGCTGGCCGCACCGGGCAACCCCGGGATCGCCGCACTCGCCCGCTGCGTGCCCACCGCGGCCGCCGACGTCACGGGCCTGGTGACGCTCGCCTGGCAGGAACGCGTCGATGCCGTGATCGTCGGCCCCGAGGCGCCGCTGGCGGCCGGACTCGCCGATGCGCTGGTCGCGCACGGCATCGCCGTGTTCGGGCCCACGCGTGAGGCGGCACAGCTCGAGACCTCGAAGGTCTTCGCGAAGGCCATCATGGCAGATGCCGGCGTGCCCACCGCGCGCGCCTCGATGCACACCAGCGTCGACTCGGCGAAGGCGGCCGCACGCCAGTTCGGCGCACCGGTGGTGATCAAGGCCAGCGGCCTCGCCGCCGGCAAGGGCGTGGTGGTGGCGATGACGCTCGCCGAGGCAGACGCCGCCATCGGTTCGATGCTCGAGGACAACGCCTTCGGTGACGCCGGTGCCGAGGTGCTGGTGGAGGAGTTCATGACCGGCGAGGAACTCTCGCTGTTCGTGATCACCGACGGCGAGACGGCGGTGCCGTTGCCGGCCGCGCAGGATCACAAGCGCGTGGGGGAGGGTGACACCGGGCCGAACACGGGTGGCATGGGGGCGTACTGTCCCGCCGATGCCGGGGACGCCGCGTACACCTGGCGTGACGGCACCCTGCCGGACGGCATCCGCCGCGTGCTCGACGCGATCGTGACGCCGACGCTGCGCGCGATGCGCGAGCGCGGCACGCCGTTCCGCGGCCTGCTCTACTGCGGCGTGATGCTGACGCCCACCGGCCCGCGCGTGGTGGAGTTCAACTGCCGATTCGGCGATCCCGAGACGCAGGCGGTGCTGACCGCCCTGGCCGACGATGCCCGGATGATCGACGTGATGCTCCAGGTGGCGCGCGGTGAGCGGATCCACCCGGTGCCGGTGTTCGCGCCGGCGCGCGCGGTGGTCACCACGGTGCTCGCCGCAGCCGGCTATCCGGGCACGCCGCGATCCGGCGATGCCATCACGCTCCCCGTCGCGGGCGATGGCACCTGGCTCTTCCACGCCGGCACCACGCTCCGCGACGGCACACTGGTCACCAGCGGCGGTCGCGTGCTCGCGGCCACCGCCACCGGCACCACGCTGGCCGGCGCGCAGCAGCGCTCCGGCGCGCTCGCCGCCGGCGTGCAGTTCACCGGCGCCTTCTTCCGCCGCGACATCGGCTGGCGCGCGCTCGCCCGCGGTGCCTGA
- the mutM gene encoding bifunctional DNA-formamidopyrimidine glycosylase/DNA-(apurinic or apyrimidinic site) lyase: MPELPETETIARDLHAMVTGARITGVAVRKADVLRGVDAAGFGARLTGTTITGARRRAKLVILDLASGDAIVVQPRFTGALLVETVPTDISDRDREYITLSLSLADGRRLHYRDIRRLGTVSLFTPDALAAHLRPLGPEPLDPALTAGRFSASLRNSRQAVKKVLMDQRVLAGVGNIYANEACWMAGIDPSRAAASLTDREGAALLSSLREVLEASIAVRGTSFRDYVDATGGRGGFVPHLQAYGRGSLPCRRCGTLLVDSAAIDGRTTVFCWRCQS, translated from the coding sequence GTGCCTGAGCTCCCCGAGACGGAGACCATCGCGCGCGACCTGCACGCGATGGTGACGGGGGCGCGCATCACCGGCGTCGCGGTGCGGAAGGCCGACGTGCTGCGCGGGGTCGATGCCGCCGGGTTCGGGGCACGCCTCACCGGCACCACGATCACCGGCGCCCGCCGGCGGGCCAAGCTGGTGATCCTCGACCTCGCCAGCGGCGACGCCATCGTCGTCCAGCCGCGTTTCACCGGCGCGCTGCTGGTGGAGACGGTCCCCACCGACATCAGCGACCGCGACCGGGAGTACATCACCCTCTCGCTGAGCCTCGCCGACGGCCGCCGGCTCCACTACCGCGACATCCGTCGGCTGGGCACGGTGTCGCTCTTCACCCCGGACGCACTGGCCGCCCATCTCCGGCCGCTCGGCCCGGAGCCGCTTGACCCGGCGCTGACGGCCGGGCGATTTTCGGCTTCTCTTCGGAACTCACGCCAGGCCGTCAAGAAGGTGCTCATGGATCAGCGGGTGCTGGCGGGGGTCGGCAACATCTACGCGAACGAGGCGTGCTGGATGGCGGGGATCGACCCGTCGCGTGCCGCCGCCTCGCTCACCGATCGCGAGGGGGCCGCGCTGCTGTCGTCGCTGCGCGAGGTGCTCGAGGCGTCGATCGCGGTGCGCGGCACCAGCTTCCGCGACTACGTGGACGCCACCGGCGGGCGCGGCGGGTTCGTGCCCCACCTGCAGGCCTACGGGCGCGGGAGCCTGCCCTGCCGCCGCTGCGGCACGCTGCTGGTGGACAGCGCGGCCATCGACGGCCGCACCACCGTGTTCTGCTGGCGGTGCCAGTCGTGA
- a CDS encoding M48 family metallopeptidase, with amino-acid sequence MSVTPLPQIASTAWEHPADRAALNTLRQLPGFDEVVRKVAGFFGERGLRHLFLANAVRTGPTQHPKLYHMLREVCAVLDVTSVPDLYVTQTPLVNAGAIGFERPFIVINTGTIAALSDDEVRFVIAHEVGHIASGHMTYRTLAVIVSTIGFSALPFLAGLALMPFQLALLEWSRKAELSCDRAALLGVQDTTVAMRTFFRLAGGSITPGEGDLDAFLRQAAEYESEGSAWDALLKAINTALREHPFNTVRAAELQRWVASGTYARIVGGEYPRRDGAGPQQTYADDVRGAADYYGQQARETFGKVGDSFARAADAFRRKAGG; translated from the coding sequence ATGTCCGTGACGCCCCTGCCCCAGATCGCCTCCACCGCGTGGGAGCATCCCGCCGACCGTGCGGCACTCAACACGCTGCGCCAGCTCCCCGGCTTCGACGAGGTCGTGCGGAAGGTGGCCGGCTTCTTCGGTGAGCGCGGCCTGCGCCACCTCTTCCTGGCCAACGCGGTCCGCACCGGCCCCACGCAGCACCCGAAGCTCTACCACATGCTGCGCGAGGTCTGCGCGGTGCTCGACGTCACCAGCGTCCCGGACCTCTACGTCACCCAGACCCCGCTCGTCAACGCCGGCGCGATCGGCTTCGAGCGGCCATTCATCGTGATCAACACCGGCACCATCGCGGCGCTAAGCGACGACGAGGTGCGCTTCGTGATCGCCCACGAGGTGGGCCACATCGCGAGCGGGCACATGACCTACCGCACGCTGGCGGTGATCGTGAGCACCATCGGCTTCAGCGCACTCCCGTTCCTGGCCGGCCTGGCGCTGATGCCGTTCCAGCTCGCGCTGCTGGAGTGGAGCCGCAAGGCGGAGCTGAGCTGCGACCGCGCCGCGCTGCTGGGGGTGCAGGACACCACGGTGGCCATGCGCACCTTCTTCCGGCTGGCCGGCGGCTCGATCACGCCCGGTGAGGGCGACCTCGACGCGTTCCTGCGCCAGGCCGCGGAGTACGAAAGCGAGGGGAGCGCCTGGGACGCGCTGCTCAAGGCGATCAACACGGCCCTCCGCGAGCACCCGTTCAACACCGTGCGTGCGGCCGAGCTGCAGCGCTGGGTGGCGAGTGGCACCTATGCACGGATCGTGGGTGGTGAGTACCCGCGGCGTGACGGTGCCGGCCCGCAGCAGACGTACGCCGATGACGTGCGCGGTGCCGCCGACTACTACGGCCAGCAGGCGCGGGAAACCTTCGGCAAGGTCGGAGATTCCTTCGCCCGCGCGGCCGACGCGTTCCGCCGGAAGGCCGGCGGCTGA
- the glmM gene encoding phosphoglucosamine mutase: MSSFEGLMVSVSGIRGRVGAGLTPEVVATYAAGFGAWATGRTPGRPIVVGRDSRVSGPMFHRVVLSALESVGCQVIDIGVVPTPTVQLAVEHHHAAGGLAITASHNPVEWNALKFIGPSGLFLDQADSLSFRAATDAGFARATWDRLGATTLDTGAVQRHLDLILALDYLDVPALRARKLKVALDCVRGAGYPIMSALLHALGCEVTAIHTEADGRFPHAPEPIAENLGDLSALVRQSGADIGLAVDPDVDRLAIVDELGSPIGEDYTLAFATALVLRKRPGVVVTNLSTSRVVEDAAIAAGQRCVLSPVGEANVAACMKAERAAIGGEGNGGVILPDLHLGRDAPAGAALVLQLLCSSGMTPSQLKAASPRYEIVKDKLDRPDAPLGEVYAALRAAFPDATVDVQDGLRLSWPDRWVHVRPSGTEPIVRVIAEAPTRAEAEALVSQSREPLDELVRAPAR, translated from the coding sequence ATGTCATCATTTGAAGGGTTGATGGTCTCGGTGTCTGGCATCCGCGGCCGCGTCGGAGCGGGGCTGACCCCGGAAGTGGTCGCCACCTACGCTGCCGGCTTCGGAGCCTGGGCGACCGGCAGGACGCCGGGCCGCCCCATCGTGGTCGGCCGTGACAGCCGCGTCTCGGGTCCGATGTTCCATCGCGTGGTGCTGTCCGCGCTGGAGTCGGTGGGGTGCCAGGTGATCGACATCGGCGTGGTGCCCACTCCAACGGTCCAGCTCGCCGTGGAGCACCATCATGCCGCCGGCGGCCTCGCGATCACCGCCAGCCACAACCCGGTGGAATGGAATGCGCTCAAGTTCATCGGACCCTCGGGGCTGTTCCTCGACCAGGCCGACAGCCTGAGCTTCCGCGCCGCAACCGACGCCGGCTTCGCCCGGGCAACCTGGGACAGGCTTGGCGCCACCACCCTGGACACCGGGGCCGTACAGCGGCACCTCGACCTGATCCTGGCGCTGGACTACCTCGACGTGCCGGCGTTGCGGGCCCGGAAGCTGAAGGTCGCGCTCGATTGCGTCCGCGGTGCCGGCTACCCGATCATGAGTGCGCTGCTGCACGCCCTCGGGTGCGAGGTGACGGCCATCCACACCGAGGCCGACGGTCGCTTCCCGCACGCCCCCGAGCCGATCGCCGAGAACCTCGGCGACCTCTCGGCGTTGGTCCGGCAGAGCGGAGCCGACATCGGCCTGGCGGTGGACCCGGATGTCGACCGCCTCGCCATCGTTGATGAGCTCGGTTCGCCGATCGGGGAGGACTACACGCTGGCCTTCGCCACCGCCCTCGTGCTCCGCAAGCGGCCGGGTGTGGTCGTGACGAATCTCTCGACCTCTCGTGTGGTCGAGGACGCCGCGATCGCCGCCGGCCAGCGCTGCGTGCTCTCGCCGGTGGGCGAGGCCAATGTCGCGGCCTGCATGAAGGCGGAACGGGCGGCCATCGGCGGGGAAGGGAACGGCGGCGTGATCCTGCCGGACCTCCATCTCGGCCGGGATGCCCCGGCCGGCGCCGCGCTGGTGCTGCAATTGCTGTGTAGTTCCGGCATGACGCCGTCGCAACTCAAGGCGGCGTCCCCGCGCTACGAGATCGTGAAGGACAAGCTGGACCGTCCGGATGCACCGCTGGGCGAGGTGTACGCCGCCCTGCGGGCCGCCTTCCCGGACGCGACGGTGGATGTGCAGGATGGGCTGCGGCTGTCGTGGCCGGACCGGTGGGTGCACGTGCGCCCGTCCGGCACGGAGCCGATCGTGCGGGTGATCGCCGAGGCGCCCACGCGGGCGGAGGCGGAAGCCCTGGTGTCGCAGTCGCGGGAACCGCTGGATGAACTCGTGCGCGCTCCTGCGCGCTGA
- a CDS encoding PLP-dependent transferase has protein sequence MTRILDTDLRDGPSTRAIHAGQRPDPTCGAIMTPLYLTSTYVHEEFGVHRGYEYARGKNPTREALERNVAALEGATHGFAFGSGMGCLTSLMMLFRSGDHIVVGENVYGGTYRLFDKLLQQFGLTFSYVDTRDPARIADAVTPATRALMLETPTNPLMRLTDLAAAAAIAKRAGALTIVDNTFATPIFQRPLELGADVVWHSSTKYLNGHSDMIGGIAVTSDEELATRLQFILNAAGAVPGPFDAWLCLRGTKTLAIRMQAHDANGRRIAAWLAGRLGHERVLYAGLESHPQHALAARQMSGFGGMISIELGTRERVKTMLDRVRLFSLAESLGGVESLVSHPASMTHASVEPERRARLGITEGLVRLSCGVEDADDLLGDLEQALHGL, from the coding sequence ATGACCCGCATCCTCGACACCGACCTGCGCGACGGTCCGTCCACGCGCGCGATCCATGCCGGCCAGCGTCCCGATCCCACCTGTGGTGCGATCATGACGCCCCTCTACCTGACCAGCACGTACGTGCATGAAGAGTTCGGCGTGCATCGCGGCTACGAGTACGCCCGGGGCAAGAACCCGACCCGTGAGGCGCTCGAGCGCAACGTCGCGGCGCTGGAAGGGGCGACGCACGGCTTTGCCTTCGGCAGCGGGATGGGGTGCCTCACCAGCCTGATGATGCTGTTCAGGTCGGGCGACCACATCGTCGTCGGCGAGAACGTGTATGGCGGCACGTACCGGCTGTTCGACAAGCTGCTGCAGCAGTTTGGCCTCACATTCAGCTATGTCGACACGCGTGATCCGGCGCGCATCGCCGACGCCGTCACGCCGGCCACCCGCGCGCTGATGCTGGAAACGCCGACGAATCCCCTGATGCGGCTGACGGACCTCGCGGCCGCCGCGGCCATCGCGAAGCGGGCGGGCGCGCTCACCATCGTGGACAACACCTTCGCGACACCGATCTTCCAGCGTCCGCTGGAACTGGGCGCGGATGTCGTCTGGCACTCCAGCACCAAGTACCTCAACGGGCACAGCGACATGATCGGCGGCATCGCCGTCACGTCCGACGAGGAGCTGGCGACGCGGCTCCAGTTCATCCTCAATGCGGCCGGTGCGGTGCCCGGGCCGTTCGACGCCTGGCTCTGCCTGCGCGGCACCAAGACGCTCGCGATCCGCATGCAGGCGCATGACGCGAATGGCCGGCGCATCGCCGCCTGGCTGGCGGGGCGGCTGGGCCACGAGCGGGTGCTCTACGCGGGACTGGAATCGCACCCACAGCATGCGCTCGCGGCGCGACAGATGTCGGGCTTCGGCGGGATGATCTCGATCGAGCTCGGGACGCGGGAGCGGGTCAAGACCATGCTGGACCGCGTGCGCCTCTTCAGCCTGGCCGAGTCGCTCGGTGGGGTCGAGAGTCTGGTCAGTCATCCGGCCAGCATGACGCATGCGTCGGTGGAGCCGGAACGGCGCGCGAGGTTGGGTATCACGGAAGGGCTGGTTCGCCTGTCGTGCGGCGTGGAGGATGCCGACGACCTGCTGGGTGACCTGGAGCAGGCGCTCCATGGGCTGTAG
- the glmS gene encoding glutamine--fructose-6-phosphate transaminase (isomerizing): MCGIVGYVGTRESTPLLLEGLRRLEYRGYDSAGVATMNGSGVEMRRAAGKIAKLEKAILDEPTHGSVGIAHTRWATHGPPTEKNAHPHMDEDKTIAVVHNGIIENSSSLKRSLEARGHVFSSDTDTEVLSHLIEELFDGSLEDAVVQALKRVEGTYGIAVISSRDKDKIVAARKGSPLLIGVGKDEWFVASDVSAILSHTRDVVYLEDGDVAVLTRTGFRVIDHSQSTVTKVISKIDWDIDQIERGGYAHFMLKEIFEQPVTIENTMRGRMLQEEGTAKLGGLNLTDEQLLKIDNIVITACGTSWHSALIGEQLLEEFARIPVEVEYASEFRYKNPIITDRTLCVVISQSGETADTLAALREAKARGAKTLGLVNVVGSTIAREADGGIYLHAGPEIGVASTKAFTSQVIALTLLALKLGRLRTMSILQGRQVIAALSALPGQIKEILERASDVEAVAEEFKRAQNFLYLGRGYNFPSALEGALKLKEISYIHAEGYPAAEMKHGPIALIDEMMPVVFIAPHDAVFDKVVSNVQEVKARKGTVVAITTREEESLEGLLDYEFRVPETMDMLTPILASVPLQLLAYYIAVKRGCNVDQPRNLAKSVTVE; the protein is encoded by the coding sequence ATGTGTGGAATCGTCGGATACGTCGGGACCAGGGAATCGACCCCGCTGCTGCTGGAAGGGCTGCGTCGCCTCGAGTACCGCGGCTATGACTCGGCGGGTGTCGCGACCATGAACGGCAGTGGCGTGGAGATGCGCCGTGCCGCCGGCAAGATCGCGAAGCTCGAGAAGGCCATCCTCGACGAGCCGACGCACGGCTCGGTCGGCATCGCGCACACGCGCTGGGCCACCCACGGCCCGCCGACCGAGAAGAACGCCCATCCCCACATGGACGAGGACAAGACGATCGCCGTGGTCCACAACGGCATCATCGAGAACTCCTCCTCGCTCAAGCGCTCGCTCGAGGCCCGGGGCCACGTCTTCTCCTCCGACACCGACACCGAGGTGCTGTCACACCTGATCGAGGAGCTCTTCGACGGGAGCCTGGAGGATGCGGTGGTGCAGGCGCTCAAGCGCGTCGAGGGCACCTACGGCATCGCCGTGATCTCCAGCCGTGACAAGGACAAGATCGTGGCCGCCCGCAAGGGCAGCCCGCTGCTGATCGGCGTGGGCAAGGACGAGTGGTTCGTGGCCAGCGACGTCTCGGCCATCCTCTCGCACACCCGCGACGTGGTGTACCTCGAGGACGGCGACGTGGCGGTGCTCACCCGCACCGGGTTCCGCGTCATCGACCACTCGCAGAGCACCGTCACGAAGGTGATCAGCAAGATCGACTGGGACATCGACCAGATCGAGCGCGGCGGATACGCGCACTTCATGCTGAAGGAGATCTTCGAGCAGCCGGTGACGATCGAGAACACCATGCGCGGCCGCATGCTGCAGGAGGAGGGGACGGCCAAGCTGGGCGGCCTGAACCTGACCGACGAGCAGCTGCTGAAGATCGACAACATCGTCATCACGGCCTGCGGCACCTCGTGGCACTCGGCGCTGATCGGCGAGCAGCTCCTCGAGGAGTTCGCCCGCATCCCGGTGGAGGTCGAGTACGCCTCGGAATTCCGCTACAAGAACCCGATCATCACCGACCGCACGCTCTGCGTGGTGATCTCGCAGTCGGGTGAGACGGCCGACACGCTGGCGGCGCTGCGCGAGGCGAAGGCCCGCGGCGCCAAGACGCTCGGCCTGGTGAACGTGGTGGGCTCGACGATCGCCCGCGAGGCCGACGGCGGCATCTACCTGCACGCCGGCCCCGAGATCGGCGTCGCGAGCACGAAGGCGTTCACCAGCCAGGTGATCGCGCTCACGCTGCTGGCGCTCAAGCTCGGCCGCCTGCGCACCATGAGCATCCTGCAGGGCCGCCAGGTCATCGCCGCGCTGTCGGCACTGCCGGGCCAGATCAAGGAGATCCTCGAGCGCGCCAGCGACGTGGAGGCGGTGGCCGAGGAGTTCAAGCGGGCGCAGAACTTCCTGTACCTGGGCCGCGGCTACAACTTCCCGAGTGCGCTGGAAGGCGCGCTGAAGCTCAAGGAAATCAGCTACATCCACGCCGAGGGCTACCCCGCGGCCGAGATGAAGCACGGGCCGATCGCGCTCATCGACGAGATGATGCCGGTGGTGTTCATCGCCCCGCACGACGCCGTGTTCGACAAGGTCGTGAGCAACGTGCAGGAGGTGAAGGCACGCAAGGGCACCGTGGTCGCCATCACCACCCGCGAGGAGGAGTCGCTCGAGGGGCTGCTGGACTACGAGTTCCGCGTGCCGGAGACGATGGACATGCTGACGCCGATCCTGGCGTCGGTGCCGCTCCAGCTGCTCGCCTACTACATCGCGGTCAAGCGAGGCTGCAACGTCGACCAGCCGCGCAACCTGGCCAAGTCGGTGACGGTGGAGTAA
- a CDS encoding AMP-binding protein, giving the protein MSNPLALLPLAAGAHGGTIDGHPAAQLVGAGLTLLQRSAPLARRLYGRRAALLLPTSPQFLVGLAASEGRGAVLLNPLCSRAELAAQCHDADVGAVFTIAPFADRLPDTLPVVLLDDAPRHATVILDGHASVVDLGAHIGLSLEGDTETEGSDEEAAVVYTSAMAGRPLGAILTHRNLLANAIATVDAAELGLADHVLALLPWSHLFGMTVTLTAPLLAGARVTTMPRFNPLKAVELLVDQSITMLVGVPAVFIAMLSAIERRGGTIDVPALRLCICGGAPLPVWVQRKWETATGSPLRQGYGLTEAGPVCLFNRVDRPNRIGTLGIPYPGAEVSVRAPVSAAELPVGSSGEICVRGPLVGPGYVSGGEEGLQRTDGWLQTGDLGSMDAEGVVTFEGVIKRMFTRNGFNIFPTELEGVIGALPGVTRVEVTATPESTRENEIDVTVHGAVTAEAVRHWCESHLASYKQPTRITIVA; this is encoded by the coding sequence ATGAGCAATCCATTAGCGCTGCTTCCCCTTGCCGCAGGCGCTCACGGCGGGACGATCGATGGGCATCCGGCGGCCCAGCTGGTCGGGGCGGGACTGACGCTGCTGCAACGCAGCGCCCCGCTCGCCAGGCGGCTGTACGGCCGTCGCGCAGCCCTGCTCCTCCCCACCTCGCCGCAGTTCCTGGTGGGCCTCGCCGCCAGTGAGGGGCGGGGTGCGGTGCTGCTCAACCCGCTCTGCTCCAGGGCCGAGCTCGCCGCCCAGTGCCATGACGCCGATGTCGGCGCCGTGTTCACCATCGCCCCGTTCGCCGACCGTCTCCCCGACACCCTGCCGGTGGTGCTGCTCGACGACGCGCCGCGCCATGCGACCGTGATCCTCGACGGCCACGCCTCGGTGGTGGACCTGGGGGCACACATCGGGCTGTCGCTCGAAGGCGACACCGAAACCGAGGGCAGCGACGAGGAGGCTGCCGTCGTCTACACCTCGGCCATGGCCGGCCGGCCGCTGGGCGCGATCCTCACGCACCGGAACCTCCTCGCCAACGCCATCGCCACGGTCGATGCCGCCGAGCTCGGTTTGGCGGACCACGTGCTGGCGCTCCTGCCGTGGAGCCACCTCTTCGGCATGACCGTCACCCTCACCGCGCCACTCCTGGCCGGCGCGCGCGTGACGACGATGCCGCGCTTCAATCCCCTGAAGGCGGTGGAGCTGCTGGTCGACCAGTCGATCACCATGCTGGTGGGGGTGCCTGCGGTGTTCATCGCGATGCTCTCGGCGATCGAGCGTCGCGGCGGGACCATCGACGTCCCCGCCCTCCGTCTCTGCATCTGCGGCGGCGCCCCGCTGCCGGTGTGGGTGCAGCGGAAGTGGGAGACGGCCACCGGTTCGCCACTGCGCCAGGGCTACGGGCTGACCGAGGCCGGACCGGTCTGCCTGTTCAACCGCGTGGACCGCCCCAACCGCATCGGCACCCTCGGCATCCCTTACCCGGGGGCTGAGGTGAGCGTGCGGGCGCCGGTCAGCGCCGCCGAGCTGCCGGTCGGCAGCAGCGGGGAGATCTGCGTGCGCGGCCCGCTGGTCGGGCCCGGCTACGTCTCCGGCGGTGAGGAGGGCCTGCAACGCACCGACGGCTGGCTGCAGACCGGGGACCTGGGCAGCATGGATGCCGAGGGCGTCGTCACCTTCGAGGGCGTGATCAAGCGGATGTTCACCCGCAACGGGTTCAACATCTTCCCGACCGAGCTGGAAGGCGTGATCGGGGCGCTGCCTGGGGTGACGCGCGTCGAGGTCACCGCCACGCCGGAATCGACCCGCGAGAACGAGATCGACGTCACCGTGCACGGGGCGGTGACGGCGGAGGCCGTGCGCCACTGGTGCGAGTCGCACCTCGCGTCGTACAAGCAGCCGACGCGGATCACGATCGTGGCGTAG
- a CDS encoding response regulator: protein MTGVLALDLASTAGLDPFATATVPRCLVVDDEPRLRQILVRVMRADGFIVDEASNGEEAVRRMEECPSTLILTDIEMPKMDGFSLLRELRQRWPDAAVMMISGNGDVQTAVSCLSVGALDYLTKPFHLEEVRARITSVLERRRLVLENREYQTRLEQKVQAQARRIEQQFLGGVQALAEALEAKDPYTHGHSVRVSQYATAIARRLDLPPAVVRAVTLGGRLHDIGKIGVREEILTKPARLTPEEYAHVMTHPIVGWRILSAMVVDQPELLNIVRWHHERMDGAGLPDGLTGTEIPLEARIVSVADSFDAMTSGRRYRDDGGKVLPDALMELRRCAGSQFDADCVGAFIDAIDSGEIALLPRTDLPQ, encoded by the coding sequence GTGACCGGCGTCCTGGCCCTCGACCTGGCCTCCACCGCCGGCCTCGATCCGTTCGCCACCGCCACCGTGCCCCGCTGCCTGGTGGTGGATGACGAGCCGCGCCTCCGCCAGATCCTCGTGCGCGTGATGCGCGCCGACGGCTTCATCGTCGACGAGGCCAGCAATGGCGAGGAGGCGGTGCGCCGCATGGAGGAGTGCCCCTCCACCCTCATCCTCACCGACATCGAGATGCCGAAGATGGACGGCTTCTCACTGCTGCGTGAGCTGCGCCAGCGCTGGCCCGACGCCGCCGTCATGATGATCAGCGGCAACGGCGACGTGCAGACGGCCGTGAGCTGCCTCTCCGTCGGCGCCCTCGATTACCTCACCAAGCCCTTCCACCTGGAGGAGGTGCGCGCGCGCATCACCTCCGTGCTCGAACGGCGGCGCCTGGTGCTGGAGAACCGTGAGTACCAGACGCGGCTGGAGCAGAAGGTCCAGGCCCAGGCCCGCCGCATCGAGCAGCAGTTCCTGGGCGGCGTGCAGGCCCTCGCCGAGGCGCTCGAAGCCAAGGACCCGTACACCCATGGCCACAGCGTGCGCGTGAGCCAGTACGCCACCGCCATCGCCCGCCGGCTCGACCTGCCCCCCGCCGTGGTGCGCGCCGTCACCCTCGGCGGCCGCCTGCATGACATCGGCAAGATCGGCGTCCGCGAGGAGATCCTCACCAAGCCCGCCCGCCTCACACCGGAGGAGTACGCGCACGTCATGACGCACCCGATCGTGGGGTGGCGCATCCTCTCGGCCATGGTCGTGGACCAGCCGGAGCTGCTGAACATCGTGCGCTGGCACCACGAGCGCATGGACGGCGCCGGCCTCCCCGACGGGCTCACCGGCACCGAGATCCCGCTCGAGGCGCGCATCGTGTCGGTCGCCGACAGCTTCGATGCGATGACCAGTGGCCGCCGCTACCGCGACGACGGGGGCAAGGTGCTGCCCGATGCCCTCATGGAGCTGCGCCGCTGCGCCGGATCGCAGTTCGATGCGGATTGCGTCGGCGCCTTCATCGACGCCATCGACTCGGGCGAGATCGCGCTGCTGCCGCGCACCGACCTGCCGCAGTAG